The proteins below come from a single Papaver somniferum cultivar HN1 chromosome 11, ASM357369v1, whole genome shotgun sequence genomic window:
- the LOC113325342 gene encoding uncharacterized protein LOC113325342 has translation MVDEDDYFKLMDSFSSKFCYAVLEEHAEDCGFEKFLWKSQVPSKVSFILWAIFHNSLPTRDVLTHRRVQIDSEACVFCGVVRETTNHLMLHCNFSFDIWDYFIKSFHISWPLPESVLQLFEVWDNNALIGRCRKLWEIIHYVIIWILLNELSGVVFGARRKTVEEVISLVKQTLMLWTNEEDVFKFVDCNIVLHNWENVIQM, from the coding sequence ATGGTAGATGAAGATGATTACTTCAAACTAATGGACAGTTTTAGTAGCAAATTTTGTTATGCAGTGCTAGAGGAACATGCCGAAGATTGCGGATTTGAGAAATTCTTATGGAAATCTCAAGTGCCTAGCAAAGTGAGTTTCATCCTGTGGGCTATATTCCACAATTCTCTCCCAACAAGGGATGTGTTAACTCACAGAAGAGTTCAAATTGATAGTGAAGCTTGTGTTTTTTGTGGTGTTGTCAGGGAAACTACAAACCACTTGATGTTGCattgcaatttttcttttgataTCTGGGATTACTTCATTAAGTCGTTTCATATTTCATGGCCTCTTCCTGAATCTGTTCTTCAACTATTTGAGGTTTGGGATAATAATGCTCTTATTGGGAGGTGCAGAAAATTATGGGAGATCATCCATTATGTGATTATTTGGATTCTCTTGAATGAACTGAGTGGAGTGGTTTTTGGTGCTAGGAGGAAAACCGTGGAGGAAGTTATTTCTCTAGTCAAGCAAACTCTTATGCTTTGGACTAATGAGGAAGATGTCTTTAAATTTGTTGACTGTAACATTGTTCTCCATAACTGGGAGAACGTCATTCAAATGTAA